One window from the genome of Rhodococcus sp. ABRD24 encodes:
- a CDS encoding succinate dehydrogenase/fumarate reductase iron-sulfur subunit: MGYDAKFRVWRGDASGGDLRDYNVEVHEGEVVLDIIHRLQATQSADLAVRWNCKAGKCGSCSAEINGKPRLMCMTRMSTFAEDETVTVTPMRTFPVIRDLVTDVSFNYTKAREIPSFTPPPGLAPGEYRMKQVDVERSQEFRKCIECFLCQNTCHVVRDHEENKDAFAGPRYLMRIAELEMHPLDTADRRDAAQAEHGLGLCNITKCCTDVCPENIHITDNALIPMKERVADRQYDPVVWLGNKLFRRGR; the protein is encoded by the coding sequence ATGGGCTACGACGCGAAGTTTCGGGTGTGGCGCGGCGACGCGTCGGGCGGCGATCTGCGTGACTACAACGTCGAAGTCCATGAGGGTGAGGTGGTGCTCGACATCATCCACCGACTCCAGGCGACCCAGTCGGCCGATCTGGCGGTGCGGTGGAACTGCAAGGCGGGCAAGTGCGGATCGTGTTCGGCGGAGATCAACGGTAAGCCGCGGCTGATGTGCATGACGCGGATGTCGACGTTCGCCGAGGACGAGACCGTCACGGTCACGCCGATGCGGACGTTCCCGGTGATTCGTGACCTGGTCACCGATGTGTCCTTCAACTACACCAAGGCCCGCGAGATTCCGTCGTTCACGCCGCCACCCGGACTGGCGCCGGGCGAGTATCGGATGAAGCAGGTGGACGTCGAGCGGTCGCAGGAGTTCCGCAAGTGCATCGAGTGCTTTCTGTGCCAGAACACCTGCCATGTGGTGCGCGATCACGAGGAGAACAAGGATGCGTTCGCCGGGCCGCGTTACCTGATGCGGATTGCCGAGTTGGAGATGCACCCGCTCGACACCGCCGACCGCCGGGACGCCGCGCAGGCCGAGCACGGGCTCGGCCTGTGCAACATCACCAAATGCTGCACCGATGTGTGCCCCGAGAACATTCACATCACCGACAACGCACTCATTCCGATGAAGGAACGGGTCGCAGACAGGCAATACGACCCAGTGGTCTGGTTGGGCAACAAGCTGTTTCGACGGGGGCGGTAG
- a CDS encoding fumarate reductase/succinate dehydrogenase flavoprotein subunit, with translation MAEVERHTYDVVVIGAGGAGLRAVIEARERGLSVAVVCKSLFGKAHTVMAEGGCAAAMGNANSKDSWQVHFRDTMRGGKFLGNWRMAELHAREAPDRVWELETYGALFDRTPDGRISQRNFGGHTYPRLAHVGDRTGLELIRTMQQKIVSLQQEDFAETGDYEARVKVFAECTITELLKDGDRISGAFGYWRESGRFVLFDAPAIVMATGGIGKSFKVTSNSWEYTGDGHALALRAGANLINMEFVQFHPTGMVWPPSVKGILVTEGVRGDGGVLKNVDGERFMFSYIPAVFKGQYAETVEEADKWYDDPDNNRRTPDLLPRDEVARAINSEVKAGRSTPHGGVYLDIASRMPAEEIVRRLPSMHHQFKELADVDITKEQMEVGPTCHYVMGGIEVDPDSGSSTVRGLFAAGECSGGMHGSNRLGGNSLSDLLVFGRRAGLGAADYVQSLTARPVVTDADVTAAAEAALAPFDPPAEGLGENPYTLHTELQQTMNDLVGIIRNEEEVERAIAKLEEIKSRIGGVTVEGHRQFNPGWHLALDLRNMVLVSECVARAALMRTESRGGHTRDDYPSMDADWRATLLVCSTVPGVRALGDGAAIPDVIVTREEQAPMRPDLLALFDIDELGKYYTDTELAGHPGRAT, from the coding sequence GTGGCGGAGGTCGAACGGCACACCTACGACGTAGTGGTGATCGGTGCCGGGGGCGCCGGGTTGCGGGCGGTGATCGAAGCGCGTGAACGCGGCCTGTCCGTCGCCGTGGTGTGCAAGTCGCTCTTCGGGAAGGCGCACACGGTGATGGCCGAGGGCGGGTGTGCTGCTGCGATGGGCAACGCCAACTCGAAGGACAGCTGGCAGGTGCACTTCCGCGACACGATGCGCGGTGGGAAATTCCTGGGCAACTGGCGGATGGCGGAGCTGCACGCGAGAGAGGCGCCCGATCGGGTCTGGGAACTCGAGACGTACGGCGCGCTGTTCGACCGGACGCCCGACGGGCGGATCAGCCAGCGCAACTTCGGCGGCCACACGTATCCGCGACTTGCACACGTCGGTGACCGCACCGGGCTCGAGCTGATTCGGACGATGCAGCAGAAGATCGTCTCGCTTCAACAGGAAGACTTCGCCGAGACCGGCGACTACGAGGCGCGCGTGAAGGTCTTCGCGGAGTGCACCATCACCGAACTGCTCAAGGATGGCGACCGGATTTCGGGGGCCTTCGGGTACTGGCGCGAATCCGGGCGGTTCGTGCTGTTCGACGCCCCCGCGATCGTGATGGCGACCGGAGGCATCGGCAAGTCTTTCAAGGTGACGTCGAACTCGTGGGAGTACACCGGCGACGGGCACGCGTTGGCGCTGCGGGCCGGGGCGAATCTGATCAACATGGAGTTCGTCCAGTTCCATCCGACCGGCATGGTGTGGCCGCCGAGCGTCAAGGGCATCCTCGTCACCGAGGGCGTACGCGGAGATGGCGGCGTACTGAAGAACGTGGACGGCGAGCGTTTCATGTTCTCGTACATCCCCGCGGTGTTCAAAGGCCAGTACGCGGAGACCGTGGAGGAGGCCGACAAGTGGTATGACGATCCGGACAACAACCGCCGCACCCCGGATCTGCTCCCGCGTGACGAGGTTGCTCGGGCGATCAACTCGGAGGTGAAGGCGGGCCGCTCCACCCCGCACGGTGGCGTGTACCTCGACATCGCGTCCCGCATGCCGGCCGAGGAGATCGTGCGGCGGTTGCCGTCGATGCACCACCAGTTCAAGGAGCTCGCCGATGTCGACATCACGAAGGAGCAGATGGAGGTCGGACCCACCTGCCACTATGTGATGGGTGGGATCGAGGTCGATCCCGACAGCGGATCATCCACAGTGCGAGGGCTTTTCGCGGCCGGTGAATGCTCGGGCGGCATGCACGGATCGAACCGGCTCGGTGGTAACTCGCTGTCCGACCTACTGGTGTTCGGCAGACGAGCAGGCCTGGGCGCCGCCGATTACGTGCAGTCCCTCACCGCGCGCCCCGTGGTCACCGACGCGGATGTCACGGCTGCGGCGGAGGCCGCGCTGGCACCGTTCGATCCGCCAGCCGAGGGGCTCGGCGAGAACCCGTACACCCTGCACACCGAGTTGCAGCAGACGATGAACGACCTGGTCGGCATCATCCGTAACGAGGAGGAGGTCGAGCGGGCCATCGCGAAGCTCGAAGAGATCAAATCCCGTATCGGCGGCGTGACCGTCGAGGGGCACCGCCAGTTCAACCCGGGCTGGCACCTGGCGTTGGACCTGCGGAACATGGTGCTGGTCAGCGAGTGCGTCGCGCGAGCCGCGCTGATGCGCACGGAGAGCCGCGGCGGCCATACCCGCGATGACTACCCGTCGATGGATGCCGACTGGCGGGCGACGCTGCTGGTGTGCAGCACGGTGCCGGGTGTTCGGGCCCTCGGCGACGGTGCGGCGATACCCGACGTGATCGTCACCCGGGAGGAGCAGGCGCCGATGCGTCCGGATCTGCTGGCGCTCTTCGACATCGACGAACTGGGGAAGTACTACACGGACACCGAACTGGCGGGGCATCCGGGAAGGGCGACCTGA
- a CDS encoding NAD-binding protein → MAKHASAHGLRYLDSPVTGLPDAAAAGTLTLFIGADAADLAAARPMLEPLCTRIVHFGEVGAGTAYKLIQNLLGSIQIAATAEALRTAELAGLDLATVADTLTRGSSASPTVIRMSKLMLDGPHGRDIAFTAALRLKDTRIGVELADAVGAPAALGHTALDIFQCLVAAGYGDLSETKLIDHLRN, encoded by the coding sequence TTGGCGAAACACGCTTCGGCGCACGGCCTCCGCTACTTGGACTCGCCGGTCACCGGCCTGCCCGACGCCGCTGCCGCCGGCACGCTGACCCTCTTCATCGGCGCGGATGCCGCCGACCTGGCCGCTGCCCGCCCGATGCTGGAACCGTTGTGCACCAGAATTGTTCACTTCGGTGAGGTTGGGGCGGGTACCGCCTACAAGCTCATCCAGAACTTGCTCGGCTCGATTCAGATCGCCGCCACCGCCGAGGCGTTGCGCACGGCGGAACTCGCAGGCTTGGACCTGGCCACCGTCGCCGACACCCTCACTCGGGGCAGCTCGGCGAGCCCCACGGTGATCCGCATGAGCAAGCTCATGCTCGACGGACCTCACGGCCGCGATATCGCTTTCACCGCGGCACTTCGCCTGAAGGACACCCGAATCGGCGTCGAACTGGCCGACGCCGTTGGTGCCCCCGCAGCCCTCGGCCACACCGCCCTCGACATCTTCCAGTGCTTGGTCGCAGCTGGCTACGGCGACCTCTCCGAAACCAAACTCATCGACCACCTCCGCAACTAG
- a CDS encoding NAD(P)-binding domain-containing protein, with product MRFWVWAECLADTPRAAAQGAEAIIAMVADDDVSRAVWLGADGALAGDPAPGAFAVECSTISRTWVV from the coding sequence TTGCGCTTCTGGGTTTGGGCCGAATGTCTGGCGGACACACCTCGCGCGGCGGCGCAGGGTGCCGAGGCGATCATCGCGATGGTGGCCGACGACGATGTCTCGCGTGCGGTCTGGCTGGGCGCGGACGGCGCCCTCGCTGGCGACCCAGCGCCGGGCGCCTTCGCCGTGGAGTGCTCCACCATCTCTCGGACCTGGGTGGTCTAG
- a CDS encoding DUF2268 domain-containing putative Zn-dependent protease (predicted Zn-dependent protease with a strongly conserved HExxH motif), translating to MATPSIEVPDITVLIVLGDPGNDYFMESAKGMSGNGSTFGYISLTFWPTPQNLDRLEATAVHELNHNLRYSPGGVIWDPSVVNVGEQVVSEGLADAFARQLYGDELGYSLIGVPHLSDETVFAKVVSGLEVTGMQNFTAWIHGDAAARRFGGEPVGLPTGAGYAVGSRLVDTYLAKTGRTAADALHISSREIIDVALGRI from the coding sequence ATGGCGACGCCCAGTATCGAGGTACCGGACATCACGGTTCTCATAGTGCTCGGCGATCCCGGTAATGACTACTTCATGGAATCAGCGAAAGGCATGAGCGGGAACGGAAGTACGTTCGGTTACATCTCGCTGACCTTCTGGCCTACGCCGCAGAACCTGGACCGACTCGAGGCGACTGCCGTGCACGAGCTCAACCACAATCTCCGCTACAGTCCGGGTGGAGTGATATGGGACCCCTCCGTTGTCAACGTCGGTGAACAGGTCGTTTCCGAAGGCCTCGCTGACGCGTTCGCCCGGCAGCTCTATGGCGACGAGCTCGGCTATTCCCTCATCGGCGTACCGCACCTCTCGGACGAAACTGTTTTTGCCAAGGTCGTCTCCGGACTCGAAGTGACCGGAATGCAGAACTTCACTGCGTGGATCCATGGCGATGCGGCGGCAAGGAGATTCGGCGGTGAGCCTGTCGGTCTGCCGACCGGCGCGGGATACGCGGTCGGTAGCCGGCTGGTCGATACGTACCTCGCCAAGACCGGCCGCACTGCCGCTGATGCCCTCCACATCTCGAGCCGAGAGATCATCGACGTGGCACTCGGCCGCATCTGA